ATCTATGAGAAATCCTGGGGATCGCGCCATGTCCGCCAGCACGGCGTCGGAATCCCGACGACGCTCGAGGAGTTCCGCAACCGCTACGCGCTGTACAAGAGCGATTCCGACCTGCAGGCGGCGCATGCCGCCTTCCCCTGGCTTTCAGTCTGGGATGACCATGAGGTGATGGACGACTATGCCAATGATCGCTCCTACACCGTGCGCGATCCCGTCCAGTTCCTGAAGATCCGTGCGGCGGCCTATCAGGCCTATTACGAGCACATGCCACTGCCGCCCTCGGCGCGTACACGGGGCGCGGATGTCACGATCTACGAGCACTATCGCTTCGGCGACATGCTCGACGTGCTGCTGCTCGACGACCGGCAATATCGTTCGGCATCGGCCTGTGTCGGAAACGGCCGCCCGACCTGGGCGACTGACTGTGCAGGCCGGTTGGACGAAGCCCGGACGATGCTGGGCCAGCGACAGGAGCAATGGCTCGATGCGCGCCTGCGCGACTGTCGCGGCCGCTGGACGATCGTCGCCCAGCAGACATTGATGGCGCAGGACAAGCGGGAAGGGGACGATGGCGCGCGGTTCTGGATGGACGGCTGGGATGGCTATCCCAACGCCCGGCGTCGTCTCCTTGATTCGCTCCTCGCGCATCGCCGGCGCAATCCGATCGTGATCGGCGGCGACCGCCACGCCTTCTTTACCGCCGATCTGAAGCATGATTTTGCCCGGCCTGACGGCCCGACCATTGCGACCGAGTTCGTCGGCACCTCCATCACCTCGGACGGGCCGAGCGAGAGCAGCGTACGCAAGGCACTGGCGGAGAATCCGCATCTTATCTTTGCGCGCGGCGACAAGCGCGGCTATGCGACCGTCGAGCTCGATGCCCGGCATGGCACCGTGGGCTTCGAGGTGCTCGACGACGTCAAGGATGCCAGGAGCGCCGTACGCCGGCTGACGACATTTGTGGTCGAGGACGGCGCGCCGGGCGCGAAGGCCGCATGACGGGCGAATTCATGGCCTCACATTTGACGACCAACGAAAGATCGCCTCAAATAACCCGACGTCTGACGAGGCTTTTGGCTGCAGTGGGGGCTGCTCCGTGACTGATCAAACCATTCTGCGGGTCGCCTGGCTCTATTACATGGAGAACCTGACCCAGGCCGAGATTGGCGAGCGGCTGGGGCTGACCCGCGCCCGGGTCAACCGCATGCTCTCGGAGGCGCGACAAACCGGAATAGTCAACATCCGCCTGAATTCCGCCTTTGCGAGCTGCGCGGAGCTGGAGCACCGGTTGCGTCGGGAATGCGGGCTCGAAGATGCGGTCGTCATACCGAGTCCGGGGAATCCCGAGCAGGTTGCAAGCCTGGTCGGGATGGCA
This genomic stretch from Bradyrhizobium sp. CCGB12 harbors:
- a CDS encoding alkaline phosphatase, with amino-acid sequence MIPRRRFLVGSLASAALAAPAGFVRGVPISFGTDPFTLGVASGCPRQDSVILWTRLAPQPLDGGGMQAPVDVEWQVAEDESFSRIACRGVVRATAELGHSVHAEATGLRPDRVYWYRFRAGPALSRVGRTRTAPAESGRPFRFAFASCQQYEQGYFTAYRDMAARDLDLVVHLGDYIYEKSWGSRHVRQHGVGIPTTLEEFRNRYALYKSDSDLQAAHAAFPWLSVWDDHEVMDDYANDRSYTVRDPVQFLKIRAAAYQAYYEHMPLPPSARTRGADVTIYEHYRFGDMLDVLLLDDRQYRSASACVGNGRPTWATDCAGRLDEARTMLGQRQEQWLDARLRDCRGRWTIVAQQTLMAQDKREGDDGARFWMDGWDGYPNARRRLLDSLLAHRRRNPIVIGGDRHAFFTADLKHDFARPDGPTIATEFVGTSITSDGPSESSVRKALAENPHLIFARGDKRGYATVELDARHGTVGFEVLDDVKDARSAVRRLTTFVVEDGAPGAKAA